In Methanotorris formicicus Mc-S-70, the genomic stretch TGGATATTAATGCATCCTACGTCATAACTGGAAATATTCCTGTTGTTATTAGGGAGAGTTTGTTGCCACAAGTGTTTGAAATGGGAGATAAACTGGTAAATAAGGCAAAAGAAATAGTTCCACCAGGAATGCTTGGTCCATTCTGTTTGCAGAGTTTGTGCAATGAGAACTTGGAGTTAGTTGTTTTTGAAATGAGTGCAAGAATAGATGGAGGAACAAACAGTTTCATGAATGGAAGTGCCTACTCCTTCCTATACCATGGAGAGCCATTAAGTATGGGGCAAAGAATAGCAAGAGAGATAAGAATGGCTTTAGAGTTGGATATGGTGGATAAAATCATCTCCTAAATCAATTTTTAAGTTTGAATATATTGATTATTTATAAAAAATTAATGTTCATTCATATGCATGGGTTTTTTCAACAACGTTTCCCCTTGGCTCAACCTCTTCAAAGATTTGGGCTTCAAATTTGTATATCTTAACCCTCTCATCTAACCACACATCTGGCGGAAGCCCTGCCTTAAGGCATAGATTTGCTAAGTATTCTTCAACATCCCATCCCCACTCAACAGGAACTTGTGGTAACAACAACCCCCTATAAACTCCATATTCAATAATTAAACCATCCCTTCCAATTTTAATTTTTTCCAAGTATTCCCTTGGATGAGATACTTTAATTAATTGAGGAGGCGTTAAAATACTAACCTCAACAACTATATTACCCATTTCCTCCAAAGTTACTGGTGGGAATCTTGGGTCGCTAAGGGCTGAACTTATTGCAGCCTCCCTTAAAGCCTCTATTAATGGCATAATTGGTTCTGGGATTCCAATACATCCTCTCAAATCATGGTCTGGATACGTATGGAGAGTCACAAATGCCCCTCTCTTTTCATTAAATTTTGATGGATAGTCATTTACAACCAATTCGTATCCAGAAAGGTGGCTTTCAATTATACTCCTTGCAAATTTTACGGCAAATATGCCTTCTTCAAATGTTAGTTTCAAATTTCCACCCCGCTAAAAATATATAAATATTTTGTTTTTAATTGTTTATTTAACTTTCCTTCCGTATAACTCAGTTCCTAAATTTAGATAATATTTTCCCAATTCCATATTGAAATGTTTTAAGTTTAGGTATTTTGCCTCATGATCTTCAAGATAGATTGCCCTATCTCCGCATGCGGTTAATAAATCCAAACTACTTGTGACAATAATAAAACTTGAGGTTAATTTCTCCCTTTCATTCATTATT encodes the following:
- a CDS encoding TIGR00296 family protein, which encodes MKLTFEEGIFAVKFARSIIESHLSGYELVVNDYPSKFNEKRGAFVTLHTYPDHDLRGCIGIPEPIMPLIEALREAAISSALSDPRFPPVTLEEMGNIVVEVSILTPPQLIKVSHPREYLEKIKIGRDGLIIEYGVYRGLLLPQVPVEWGWDVEEYLANLCLKAGLPPDVWLDERVKIYKFEAQIFEEVEPRGNVVEKTHAYE